From the genome of Halorussus sp. MSC15.2, one region includes:
- a CDS encoding putative quinol monooxygenase, with product MLVVHATFPIDPDNRGEALDLIESLAEDSRQEDGVIDYRVATDIDDSNLFRFFEQYEDEAAFEAHAETDHFEEFERALPDLLAGEPEVTRFDVEDASPVEL from the coding sequence ATGCTCGTAGTTCACGCGACGTTTCCGATTGACCCCGATAACCGCGGCGAAGCGCTCGACTTAATCGAGTCGCTCGCGGAGGACTCACGACAAGAGGACGGTGTCATCGACTACCGAGTCGCGACGGATATCGACGATTCGAACCTGTTTCGGTTTTTCGAACAGTACGAAGACGAGGCAGCGTTCGAAGCGCACGCGGAGACGGACCACTTCGAGGAGTTCGAGCGAGCGCTCCCGGACCTTCTGGCTGGCGAGCCGGAAGTGACGCGGTTCGACGTCGAGGACGCTTCGCCCGTCGAACTCTGA